The region CGCCGGCGGCCGGGACCACCTCGGTGAAATCCTTCAGGCTGATATCGCAGTAGATCGGCAGGGGGGTCGCTAGGCCGAAGGGACAGACGCCGCCGACCGGATGCCCGGTCAGGTCAAGGGCTTCTTCCGGCGATAGCATGCGGATCTTGCCGCCAAACTGGGCCTTGGCTTTTTTGTTGTCGATCCGGGCATCGCCCCGGGCCACCAGCAAGAAAGCCGTCTCGCCCTGGCGAAACGACAGGGTTTTGGCGATCTGGCCGGGCTCCACCCCATGGGCCGCCGCCGCCAGGGCCACCGTTGCCGTGCTTGTGTCCATTTCCAAGATAGCGATGTCAGGGGCGTGTTCTGCCAGGAACGCGCGAACCGACTCCAGACTCATGACATGTTTCCTTGCGTGTGAATTCCCGCAAGGGCTGTTGTACCCCCCGCCTTGCCCCAGGTCCAGCCGCAGGGAGGGAGGGGTCTGGGGAGGCTGCCGCCTCCCCAGCCTTGCTTCTGCGTCAAGCGATCCCACGCTCCTGAAGATACACAATAACCCGCTCGGCCAGCGCCGCCGCGTCTTCCAAGCCGGCATCCAAGTGCAACTCGGGCGCCTCCGGTGGCTCGTAGGTGCTGTCGATCCCGGTGAAGCCCGGCAGCTTGCCGGCCCGCGCCTTGGCATAGAGCCCCTTGGGATCGCGCGCCTCGCACACCGCCAGCGGGGCATCAACAAACACCTCGATGAACTCGCCCGGCCCCATCAGGCCCCGCGCCAAGCGCCGGTCCTCGCGAAACGGCGAGATGAAACTGACCAAGGTAATCAACCCCGCCTCAGTCATCAGCTTGGCGACCTCGGCCACCCGACGAATGTTCTCGGTGCGGTCGGCATCATCGAAGCCCAGGTCGCGGTTGAGGCCGTGGCGCACCGCGTCGCCGTCCAGGCTCATGGTCCGCCGCCCCAGGGCATGCAGGCGTTGCTCGACCAGATCGGCCACCGTGGACTTGCCGG is a window of Pararhodospirillum photometricum DSM 122 DNA encoding:
- a CDS encoding YbaK/EbsC family protein, producing MSLESVRAFLAEHAPDIAILEMDTSTATVALAAAAHGVEPGQIAKTLSFRQGETAFLLVARGDARIDNKKAKAQFGGKIRMLSPEEALDLTGHPVGGVCPFGLATPLPIYCDISLKDFTEVVPAAGDLHAALRISPDRLAQITTATWVDVCTL